A single region of the Acidobacteriota bacterium genome encodes:
- a CDS encoding CRTAC1 family protein, translating into MSAGLRYTSLRWRGLLAALFLLAALSPLAGSDSGTVLFSDQAQAAGIDFVHFNGMSGEKYYCEMVGSGGALFDYDNDGDLDLYIVQGNMLGPGKALKDALFPPRVPLPLRDRLYRNDLEIRADGSRNLRFTDVTQQSGIESAGYGMGAAAADVDNDGWIDLFVTNFGRNQLFRNNGDGSFREAALPEKAATRWSVSAAFLDYDRDGWLDLFVGNYVDFSFSHTKNCFGSTGRVDYCGPTSYEPVPDQLFRNRGDGSFEDASAASQIARQYNGSLGVVTADFNLDGWIDLYVANDQRPNHLWMNQGNGTFRNEALLAGCAFNKDGKAESSMGVDAADFDNDGDEDLFMTHLLNETNTLYRNDGTGWFEDQSSGTRLAPPSVPFTGFGTAFLDYDNDGWLDVLALNGHVSTLEALAKDNDPYPLHQPNQLFRNVDGETFEDVTGGAGPVFELSEVSRGGAFGDVDNDGDTDVLVANNNGRARLLINQTGQQRHWLGLRLMDRRLKRDLLGTRVGVFLAGGRTLWRRVRTDGSYASSNDPRLLFGLGNETRVLKVRAEWTDGTKEEWDSLPVNQYTVLYRGSGTAVTKP; encoded by the coding sequence GTGAGTGCTGGTCTTCGATACACCTCCCTTCGTTGGCGCGGGCTCCTCGCGGCCCTTTTCCTGCTAGCGGCCCTGTCACCTCTGGCCGGATCGGACTCCGGCACGGTCCTCTTCAGCGACCAGGCTCAGGCGGCCGGAATCGATTTCGTCCACTTCAACGGGATGTCGGGAGAGAAGTACTACTGCGAGATGGTGGGGTCCGGCGGCGCCCTGTTCGATTACGACAACGACGGCGATCTGGACCTCTATATCGTCCAGGGCAACATGCTGGGGCCGGGAAAGGCCCTCAAGGACGCCCTCTTTCCACCGCGGGTCCCGTTGCCGCTGAGAGACCGCCTGTATCGAAACGACCTGGAGATCCGTGCGGACGGGAGCCGGAACCTGCGCTTCACCGACGTCACGCAACAGAGCGGCATCGAGTCCGCCGGATACGGCATGGGAGCGGCGGCGGCCGACGTCGACAACGACGGCTGGATCGATCTCTTCGTGACCAACTTCGGGAGGAATCAACTCTTTCGCAACAACGGGGACGGCAGCTTCCGCGAGGCCGCGCTGCCGGAAAAGGCCGCGACCCGTTGGAGCGTCAGCGCGGCGTTCCTGGACTACGACCGCGACGGTTGGCTCGATCTCTTCGTCGGCAACTACGTCGACTTCAGCTTCTCTCACACCAAGAACTGTTTCGGTTCGACCGGGCGCGTCGACTACTGCGGGCCAACCAGCTATGAGCCGGTCCCGGACCAGTTGTTCCGCAACCGGGGAGACGGGAGCTTTGAGGACGCATCGGCCGCGTCCCAGATCGCCCGTCAATACAACGGTTCCCTGGGCGTGGTCACGGCCGACTTCAACCTGGACGGTTGGATCGACCTCTACGTGGCCAACGACCAGCGCCCCAACCATCTCTGGATGAACCAGGGAAACGGAACCTTCAGAAACGAAGCGTTGCTGGCCGGTTGCGCCTTCAACAAGGACGGGAAGGCGGAGTCGAGCATGGGCGTGGATGCGGCGGACTTCGACAACGACGGCGACGAAGACCTGTTCATGACGCACCTTCTGAACGAGACCAACACCCTCTACCGGAACGACGGCACCGGCTGGTTCGAGGACCAGTCCTCGGGCACCCGGCTCGCGCCCCCCAGCGTCCCCTTCACTGGGTTCGGAACGGCCTTCCTGGACTACGACAACGACGGGTGGCTGGACGTCCTGGCTCTGAACGGCCATGTCTCCACCTTGGAAGCCCTGGCCAAGGACAATGACCCGTACCCGCTTCATCAACCCAATCAACTCTTCCGCAACGTGGACGGAGAGACGTTCGAGGACGTGACCGGCGGGGCCGGGCCGGTGTTTGAGCTGTCGGAGGTGAGCCGTGGCGGCGCCTTCGGGGATGTGGACAACGACGGCGACACGGACGTCCTGGTGGCCAACAACAACGGGCGCGCGCGGCTGTTGATCAACCAGACGGGACAGCAGCGGCATTGGCTGGGACTGCGGCTGATGGACCGGCGGCTCAAGAGGGACCTGCTGGGGACTCGAGTCGGCGTGTTCCTCGCCGGAGGCCGGACGTTGTGGCGGCGCGTCCGGACCGATGGGAGCTACGCCTCTTCCAACGATCCCAGGCTGCTCTTCGGACTCGGAAACGAGACGCGGGTGTTGAAGGTCCGCGCCGAATGGACGGACGGCACAAAGGAGGAGTGGGACAGCCTGCCGGTAAACCAATATACGGTTCTCTATCGGGGTAGCGGAACGGCGGTGACGAAACCATGA
- a CDS encoding ATP-binding protein, giving the protein MITFIEALNYRCLRYISRPLDSFHVLVGPNASGKSTFLDVVAFLQEVVSDGLEDALSNRASNPEELLFRRQGEGFELAIEARIPEDIRRQTARKELDTARYEVAIGFDETQRRFEFKSETFRLKKAAVVNPQRPLLFPMSAIPPRSLVTRKGQSQERLVISKVPGGNDNFYSEIYARPGKGWAPSFKLGPHRSALGNLPADEKSFPVATWFRELLNTGVQRFVLNSLQIKRPSPPQRVKGFLPDGSNLPWVIAHLREQDPGRYKSWISHLQTALTDFKEITTVERPEDKHCYMVFGYEGGVAVPSWLVSDGTLRLAALTLPAYLNNIRGVYLIEEPENGIHPGAISTVYDSLSSVYGAQVLLATHSTVILNAARASDVLCFAKDEAGSTDIVLGAEHPRLREWRGETSLGALLASGILG; this is encoded by the coding sequence ATGATCACGTTCATCGAAGCTCTGAATTACCGTTGCCTGCGGTATATTTCCAGACCACTCGACTCTTTCCACGTTCTGGTCGGCCCCAATGCCTCAGGCAAATCGACGTTCCTGGACGTCGTGGCATTTCTGCAGGAGGTCGTGTCCGATGGTCTGGAGGACGCTCTATCGAACCGGGCCTCAAATCCTGAGGAGCTGCTCTTTCGAAGGCAAGGTGAAGGCTTCGAGCTCGCGATCGAGGCCCGAATTCCCGAAGACATTCGTCGTCAAACGGCGCGAAAGGAATTGGACACGGCAAGGTACGAAGTGGCGATTGGTTTCGACGAGACCCAGCGCCGCTTCGAATTCAAGTCCGAGACTTTTCGGCTGAAAAAGGCGGCTGTCGTCAATCCGCAGCGCCCCCTACTCTTCCCAATGTCAGCTATACCTCCCCGTTCGCTGGTAACTCGCAAGGGTCAGAGCCAGGAGAGGCTTGTAATCTCGAAGGTGCCGGGGGGAAACGACAACTTCTACAGCGAAATCTATGCCAGGCCGGGCAAGGGCTGGGCACCTTCTTTCAAGCTGGGACCACACAGGTCCGCTTTGGGCAACCTACCAGCAGACGAGAAATCGTTCCCTGTGGCCACTTGGTTTCGGGAGCTGTTGAACACCGGAGTTCAACGATTCGTCCTCAACAGTCTTCAGATCAAGCGCCCGAGCCCCCCCCAACGGGTCAAGGGTTTTCTGCCGGATGGATCCAATCTGCCTTGGGTGATCGCCCATCTGAGGGAACAGGATCCGGGACGTTACAAGTCCTGGATCTCTCATCTTCAAACTGCCCTCACCGACTTCAAGGAAATCACGACTGTGGAACGGCCCGAAGACAAACACTGCTACATGGTTTTTGGATATGAAGGGGGAGTGGCAGTGCCGTCCTGGCTTGTTTCAGACGGCACCCTCCGGCTGGCCGCGCTGACGCTACCTGCCTATCTCAACAATATAAGGGGAGTCTATCTGATCGAAGAGCCTGAAAACGGAATCCATCCGGGTGCGATTTCGACCGTCTACGATTCCCTTTCGTCGGTGTATGGAGCACAAGTCCTGCTCGCAACTCACTCCACGGTAATTTTGAACGCAGCTCGTGCAAGCGACGTTCTCTGTTTTGCTAAGGACGAAGCCGGATCAACGGACATTGTACTGGGCGCCGAACATCCCCGGCTTAGAGAGTGGCGCGGCGAAACCAGTCTCGGCGCGTTGCTCGCATCGGGGATTTTGGGTTGA
- a CDS encoding ATP-binding cassette domain-containing protein: MNLPMGQPPPVVELLEISKTYGEVEVLGNVTLSLGAGEVVALIGDNGAGKSTLVKIVSGYLKPTSGRMKVGGQEVRLESPREARRRGIETVYQDLAIIGQLSLWRNFFLGQELRRKSRGVRVLNRSAMRRICLERLQDFGLESVHSPDQSAASLSGGERQTLAIARAVHFESRLLILDEPVASLSVREVRRVHETIDQARKRGLGILYIDHNMNHVVPVADRIAVLERGRLKTVVQSGEVSAADLNDLLV, translated from the coding sequence GTGAACCTGCCGATGGGTCAGCCGCCGCCGGTCGTGGAGTTATTGGAGATCTCCAAGACCTACGGCGAAGTGGAGGTGCTGGGAAACGTCACCCTCTCTCTGGGCGCCGGCGAAGTGGTCGCATTGATCGGAGACAACGGGGCGGGGAAATCCACGCTGGTCAAGATCGTCAGCGGCTATCTGAAGCCGACCTCGGGACGAATGAAGGTCGGAGGCCAGGAGGTCCGTCTCGAGTCTCCCCGGGAGGCCCGCCGGCGCGGAATCGAGACCGTCTATCAGGATCTGGCCATCATCGGCCAGTTGAGCCTGTGGCGGAACTTCTTCCTGGGTCAGGAATTGAGGAGAAAGTCACGCGGCGTGAGGGTCCTGAACCGGAGCGCCATGAGAAGAATCTGCCTCGAACGGCTTCAGGATTTCGGTTTGGAGAGTGTCCATTCTCCCGACCAGTCGGCGGCCTCGTTGTCGGGAGGCGAGCGCCAGACCCTGGCCATCGCCCGGGCAGTCCATTTCGAATCGCGCCTGCTGATCCTGGACGAGCCCGTAGCCTCCCTCTCGGTACGGGAGGTGCGCCGGGTTCACGAAACCATCGACCAGGCCAGGAAGCGGGGCCTGGGCATCCTCTACATCGACCACAACATGAATCACGTGGTCCCCGTCGCCGACCGGATCGCCGTACTGGAGCGCGGCCGACTCAAGACGGTCGTGCAAAGTGGAGAGGTGAGCGCCGCCGACCTGAACGACCTGTTGGTGTAA
- a CDS encoding substrate-binding domain-containing protein, whose protein sequence is MSLVGAVLNNPFWDLVARGFRAAGQDLAGVAVTYAAPEEFSLANINALIQSVIAGSPDGIAVDYRGREFEEVTRQALDRGIAVQFFNNFEGLASNDPRIVRLSETAVGLDKMEAARRSGEAFLEHLTPGDPLVLFNGLPDSPEHLIIQNAYLKVFAEAGWTRERIELFPVGLDPAQNFQLMKVYLTANPETRGIVCWDSLTGSAAARAKMDVGLDIPVVSWNLDAITIRSVKEGALTLTLSQQPYLQAYYAVVALYLKLRHGILETPFVDPGRFLVDRSNIDQVEELFKRGVLG, encoded by the coding sequence ATCTCCCTCGTCGGAGCGGTGCTGAACAACCCCTTCTGGGATCTGGTCGCCCGGGGTTTCCGGGCCGCCGGCCAGGATTTGGCCGGGGTGGCCGTGACCTACGCCGCCCCTGAAGAGTTCAGCCTGGCCAATATCAACGCGCTGATCCAGAGTGTAATCGCCGGATCTCCGGACGGGATCGCCGTCGACTATCGGGGACGGGAGTTTGAAGAGGTCACCCGGCAGGCCCTGGACCGGGGGATCGCAGTCCAGTTCTTCAACAACTTCGAAGGGCTCGCTTCGAACGATCCCCGGATCGTACGGCTGTCGGAGACGGCCGTCGGCCTGGACAAGATGGAAGCCGCCCGCCGGAGCGGGGAAGCGTTCCTCGAGCATCTGACGCCCGGCGATCCGTTGGTACTGTTCAACGGGCTCCCGGACTCTCCGGAGCACCTCATCATCCAGAACGCCTATCTCAAGGTGTTTGCCGAAGCCGGATGGACTCGGGAGCGGATTGAGCTATTTCCGGTGGGATTGGACCCGGCCCAGAACTTTCAGCTCATGAAGGTCTACCTGACAGCCAACCCCGAGACCCGCGGAATCGTCTGTTGGGATTCACTGACGGGGTCGGCGGCGGCGCGAGCGAAGATGGACGTGGGACTGGACATCCCGGTCGTGAGCTGGAATCTGGATGCGATCACCATTCGGAGCGTGAAGGAGGGGGCGCTGACCCTCACCCTGAGCCAGCAGCCGTATCTTCAAGCCTACTACGCCGTTGTCGCCCTCTACCTCAAGCTGAGGCACGGCATCCTCGAAACGCCGTTCGTCGACCCGGGCCGGTTTCTCGTGGACCGGTCCAACATCGACCAGGTGGAGGAATTGTTCAAGCGGGGTGTCCTCGGGTAG
- a CDS encoding glucose 1-dehydrogenase: protein MARYSEIEGKSALVTGGGRSIGRAIALRLAREGAQVAVADIDQDGAESVAAEIRSAGGEAVGLQADVTSFGDVDAMIGATVEAFGKLDILVANAGIGIVAPLIDTDEASWDRLMAVNAKGVFLCCTAAGRQMIRQGHGGRIVINASGAGKIAPGKNTPLGAYAASKHAAIGFGKQLGLELSDHQILVNSICGGIIDTPMWDLIDRETAKILDVPEGSVKAGAVDSIPLGRIQQPEDMANVVAFLCSDDAAYITSSAMNVEGGLLPY from the coding sequence ATGGCCAGATATTCGGAAATCGAAGGGAAAAGCGCGTTGGTCACCGGAGGCGGACGCAGCATCGGCCGGGCCATCGCGTTGCGCCTAGCCCGGGAAGGGGCTCAGGTAGCCGTAGCGGACATCGACCAGGACGGCGCCGAATCCGTTGCTGCGGAGATCCGTTCCGCCGGCGGCGAGGCGGTGGGCCTGCAGGCGGACGTGACGTCATTCGGAGACGTCGACGCCATGATCGGTGCGACGGTCGAGGCCTTCGGCAAGCTGGACATCCTGGTGGCCAATGCCGGAATCGGCATCGTCGCTCCCCTGATCGACACCGACGAAGCAAGCTGGGACCGCCTGATGGCCGTCAACGCCAAGGGGGTCTTCCTCTGTTGCACTGCGGCGGGCCGGCAGATGATCCGGCAGGGGCACGGCGGACGGATCGTCATCAACGCCTCGGGGGCCGGCAAGATCGCGCCGGGGAAGAACACTCCGCTGGGAGCCTACGCCGCCAGCAAGCACGCTGCCATCGGGTTCGGGAAGCAACTGGGCCTGGAGCTGTCCGATCATCAGATCCTGGTCAACAGCATCTGCGGCGGCATCATCGACACGCCCATGTGGGACCTGATCGACCGGGAGACCGCCAAGATTTTGGACGTTCCCGAGGGTTCCGTGAAGGCGGGAGCCGTGGACAGCATTCCGCTGGGCCGGATTCAGCAACCGGAGGACATGGCCAACGTGGTGGCGTTCCTCTGCTCCGACGACGCCGCGTACATTACATCCAGCGCCATGAATGTCGAGGGCGGGTTGCTGCCGTACTAA
- a CDS encoding methyltransferase domain-containing protein, whose protein sequence is MAEPLDPRTAGEIRKRSRSFFEAELDRYRDVSPPSIQDDDQTRRLLQSLPAPPDSKLVDIGCGTGIVASHMKRLFPKAAVWGLDISPKVIARARELDRTGSIGFAVATESELPFTDSVFDSAVCRFSLHHYPDLAAHFREVRRILKRKGIYLIVEVLPEAGRFQTMLNDVFAAAERESAGHVAYYSLEDFRDLLAPAKLTLRSVQPIPLQLKIAKYLNHCEEIRKTPPSFQKRISFEEGDDWFSVRLPAAGLFAEAE, encoded by the coding sequence GTGGCTGAACCCCTCGACCCCCGCACGGCCGGCGAGATCCGCAAGCGAAGCCGGAGCTTCTTCGAAGCCGAGCTGGATCGTTACCGGGACGTTTCTCCGCCGTCCATCCAGGATGACGATCAGACCCGGCGACTGCTCCAATCGTTGCCTGCGCCGCCGGATTCGAAACTGGTCGACATCGGGTGCGGTACCGGGATCGTCGCGTCGCACATGAAGCGGCTCTTCCCGAAAGCCGCGGTGTGGGGACTTGACATCTCTCCCAAGGTCATCGCCAGGGCCAGGGAATTGGACCGGACCGGGAGCATCGGATTCGCCGTGGCGACGGAGTCGGAACTCCCATTTACCGATTCCGTATTCGACTCTGCCGTGTGCCGATTCTCGCTCCACCACTATCCCGATCTGGCGGCCCATTTTCGGGAAGTCAGGAGAATTCTCAAGAGGAAGGGGATCTATCTGATCGTCGAGGTCCTACCCGAAGCCGGGCGGTTTCAAACTATGCTCAACGACGTGTTCGCCGCCGCGGAGCGGGAATCGGCCGGACACGTGGCCTACTATTCGCTGGAGGACTTCAGGGATCTGCTTGCGCCCGCGAAGCTGACGCTACGGTCGGTCCAGCCCATTCCGCTCCAATTGAAGATCGCCAAATACCTGAACCATTGCGAGGAGATCCGGAAGACGCCGCCGTCCTTTCAGAAACGGATCTCGTTTGAGGAAGGGGATGACTGGTTTTCGGTCCGGCTGCCGGCTGCCGGACTGTTTGCCGAAGCGGAATAA
- a CDS encoding VOC family protein, with protein sequence MEWVRNLDHVAVTVSDLDRSLKFYCDVLGFKEVERHRLEGKEISQMAAKENVVMQVVRLAIPETPGILVDLQLYVDPPGENSNAVLGMSNQGHFCFGVKDMDRAYRELTEAGVEFVSAPVVFDLGDDWEYGALKVVFFKDPDGFVLELMEFTD encoded by the coding sequence ATGGAATGGGTAAGGAATCTGGACCACGTGGCGGTCACCGTCAGCGATCTGGACCGTTCACTCAAATTCTACTGTGACGTGCTCGGCTTCAAGGAGGTGGAGCGGCACCGGCTGGAAGGGAAGGAAATCTCCCAGATGGCAGCCAAGGAGAACGTGGTGATGCAGGTGGTTCGGCTGGCCATTCCGGAAACGCCCGGGATTCTTGTGGACCTTCAGCTTTACGTCGACCCCCCGGGCGAGAACTCCAATGCCGTACTGGGCATGTCCAACCAGGGGCACTTCTGCTTCGGGGTGAAGGACATGGATCGAGCCTACCGGGAACTCACCGAAGCGGGAGTGGAGTTCGTCTCCGCGCCGGTGGTCTTCGACCTGGGAGACGATTGGGAGTATGGCGCCCTCAAGGTGGTTTTCTTCAAGGATCCGGATGGATTTGTACTTGAGTTGATGGAGTTCACTGACTGA
- a CDS encoding sugar porter family MFS transporter: MVRTRYLYGVALVAAVGGFIFGYDLSIIAGASLFLKEEFALSPFWLGFAVSSAVIGCILGPLFGGGLTDRWGRKRALVFCAILFGISAIGTALPRNMTEFYIFRIVGGVGVGLASIISPMYIAEVAPARMRGRLVLVNQVAIVVGSLSSIIVSYYLSLIGSWRWMFASEMVPIVILLIGLAFVPESPRWFAQVNRKEEARAVLTRIGGSAYATAELEEIARSLKEKLGSFRDLIKPGMRTALLIALTLAVLQQLSGTSPLLFHTPLIFQRAGFENISDAILQSIIVNVWNLTWTCIGLWAVDRYGRRPLLMTGTIAMAVGFLLMGIFFYYDMAGIFLLLTMFLVVGGYVISLAPLAWLIMSEIFPTHLRAKAMQVAALGLWVSAYLGAQVLPPMMSYFKEDLGTEAYAFWIFMAVCIFAVIFGWKMVPETKGRSLEEIGRSWTRNVK; encoded by the coding sequence ATGGTACGAACACGCTATCTCTACGGTGTGGCTCTGGTGGCGGCCGTCGGCGGATTCATCTTCGGATACGACCTCTCCATCATCGCCGGCGCCAGCCTCTTCCTGAAGGAAGAGTTCGCCCTGAGTCCGTTCTGGCTGGGATTCGCCGTCAGCAGCGCGGTCATCGGCTGCATCCTCGGTCCCCTCTTCGGAGGCGGCCTCACCGATCGCTGGGGACGGAAGAGGGCCCTCGTCTTTTGCGCGATCCTGTTCGGGATTTCGGCCATCGGGACCGCGCTGCCCCGGAACATGACGGAGTTCTACATCTTCCGGATCGTGGGCGGCGTCGGCGTGGGCCTGGCCTCCATCATTTCCCCCATGTACATCGCCGAGGTGGCTCCGGCCCGGATGCGGGGGCGGCTGGTTCTGGTCAACCAAGTGGCCATCGTGGTCGGTTCGCTGTCCTCCATCATCGTCTCCTACTACCTCTCCCTGATCGGCTCATGGCGCTGGATGTTCGCGTCCGAGATGGTCCCCATCGTGATCCTGCTTATCGGCCTGGCGTTCGTCCCCGAGAGCCCCAGATGGTTCGCCCAGGTGAATCGGAAGGAGGAGGCCCGGGCGGTGCTGACCCGGATCGGCGGAAGCGCATACGCCACTGCGGAGCTGGAGGAGATCGCCCGGTCGCTGAAGGAGAAATTGGGGAGTTTCCGCGATCTGATCAAGCCGGGCATGAGAACGGCCCTCCTCATTGCCTTGACCCTGGCCGTCCTGCAACAGTTGAGTGGGACCAGTCCGTTGCTGTTCCACACTCCGCTCATCTTTCAGCGGGCGGGCTTCGAGAACATCTCCGACGCCATCCTGCAATCCATCATCGTCAACGTCTGGAACCTGACCTGGACCTGCATCGGACTCTGGGCCGTCGATCGTTACGGCAGGCGCCCGCTGTTGATGACGGGGACCATCGCCATGGCGGTCGGGTTCCTGCTCATGGGCATCTTCTTCTACTACGACATGGCCGGGATTTTTCTCCTGCTCACCATGTTCCTGGTGGTGGGAGGCTACGTCATCAGCCTGGCGCCTCTGGCCTGGTTGATCATGTCCGAGATCTTTCCCACGCACCTGCGGGCGAAGGCCATGCAGGTGGCGGCGCTGGGCCTCTGGGTGTCGGCGTATCTCGGCGCCCAGGTGTTGCCCCCCATGATGTCCTACTTCAAGGAGGACCTGGGGACCGAGGCGTACGCGTTCTGGATCTTCATGGCGGTCTGTATCTTCGCCGTCATTTTCGGATGGAAGATGGTGCCCGAGACCAAGGGCCGGTCCCTGGAAGAGATCGGCCGTTCGTGGACCCGGAACGTGAAGTAA
- a CDS encoding ABC transporter permease: MKRANRLLVRTLRRPESGPLVGLLALGLLFQSLSGGNFLTFPQLSALAALSASLGMVALGVTLLMISGEFDLSVSQTFALAPILMGRLMTDLDWPAAPALGFALTGVLLVGLINGLLTTLARIPSLIVTLGMLFAVTSLNRVLAGGYPVQLYGREGPVIRLMGEDVPATPVGAPFLWMLVAGAILWFVLERTGYGNWTRAAGHAGGNVARAMGVPVSRVKVTNFALCAGLAGLAGCLQLADFGSSGVSSGENYNLLAIVAVVMGGTSLFGVRGTILGTLLGTLILGALKTGLILVGTRGEYYTGLIGVLLLVVAVINARAEKARRGDERSS, encoded by the coding sequence TTGAAGCGAGCGAACAGACTCTTGGTCCGGACACTCCGGCGTCCCGAGTCAGGTCCCCTGGTGGGTTTGCTGGCTCTGGGACTTCTGTTCCAGAGCCTTTCGGGCGGAAACTTCCTGACCTTTCCCCAACTGAGCGCTCTGGCCGCTCTCTCGGCTTCGTTGGGCATGGTGGCCCTGGGCGTGACCCTGCTCATGATCAGCGGGGAGTTCGATCTCTCGGTCTCCCAGACTTTCGCCCTGGCGCCCATCCTCATGGGCCGATTGATGACCGATCTGGATTGGCCGGCGGCGCCGGCCCTGGGATTTGCCCTGACCGGTGTGCTGTTGGTGGGTCTGATCAACGGACTGTTGACCACGCTGGCCCGAATCCCGTCGTTGATCGTGACCCTGGGAATGTTGTTCGCCGTCACCAGCCTGAATCGCGTCCTGGCGGGCGGCTATCCGGTCCAACTCTATGGCCGGGAGGGCCCGGTGATCCGCCTCATGGGTGAGGACGTGCCGGCCACGCCCGTGGGGGCCCCGTTCCTCTGGATGCTGGTCGCGGGAGCCATCCTCTGGTTCGTCCTGGAGCGGACCGGTTACGGAAACTGGACCCGGGCGGCCGGGCACGCGGGCGGAAACGTGGCCCGGGCCATGGGGGTGCCCGTCTCCAGAGTCAAGGTGACGAACTTTGCGTTGTGCGCGGGGTTGGCCGGATTGGCCGGCTGTCTTCAACTGGCGGATTTCGGGTCGTCCGGCGTGAGTTCGGGCGAGAACTACAATCTGTTGGCCATCGTCGCCGTGGTCATGGGAGGCACCTCTCTTTTCGGGGTTCGCGGAACCATCCTGGGAACGCTGCTGGGGACCTTGATCCTGGGCGCCCTCAAGACCGGCCTCATTCTGGTCGGGACCCGAGGGGAATACTACACGGGGCTGATCGGCGTCCTCCTGCTGGTTGTGGCGGTGATCAACGCCCGGGCCGAGAAAGCCCGCCGTGGGGATGAGAGGAGCTCGTGA
- a CDS encoding Xaa-Pro peptidase family protein, which translates to MFFNQERARSFMRECGLDALIAASHLNITYFTGYFCWLDPTIRGYMLQPGAPSSLALPGYAVFPLEGEPALVLNPLFAVNGADLWVRDLQVFGASGVDDTLTSGDLPDNYRRIHDLLLEPPRASSSLEALLHILEARGLTGGRVGVEMEALTADRKEELARALPGAALLDASNLIRLIRMVKNDYEVGLLTRSAEINEEAGFQVLSETRPGTTLGEMNDRYRVLAAREGADFDHFCIGLGGLGMATEPDYALGEDDVMMVDFGCIYRRCFSDTGTTFALKELSDPLMRRFEAVRECVAAGVGAMKPGVRCSAVTAAMFRILEELELTASYPHGHGVGLDVRDYPTVVADNGLRVNDDCVDVASDMPLEENMVLNLEASMFLPGVGSLQMERSLVITPGGCRDLVPQDRSRPYIPC; encoded by the coding sequence ATGTTCTTCAACCAGGAGCGGGCCAGGAGCTTCATGCGGGAGTGCGGCCTCGACGCCCTGATCGCCGCGTCCCATCTGAACATCACTTATTTCACCGGCTACTTTTGCTGGCTCGATCCCACCATTCGGGGGTACATGCTGCAACCGGGAGCCCCGTCCAGCCTGGCGCTGCCCGGCTACGCGGTCTTTCCACTGGAAGGGGAACCGGCTCTGGTGCTCAATCCTCTCTTCGCCGTCAACGGCGCGGACCTCTGGGTCCGCGACCTCCAAGTCTTCGGCGCCTCCGGCGTGGACGACACGCTCACCTCGGGCGATTTGCCGGACAACTATCGCAGGATCCACGACCTGCTGCTGGAGCCGCCGCGGGCGTCCAGTTCCCTGGAGGCGCTGTTGCACATCCTGGAAGCAAGAGGCCTGACCGGTGGGCGCGTCGGTGTTGAAATGGAAGCCCTGACTGCGGACCGCAAGGAGGAGCTGGCCCGGGCTCTTCCCGGAGCCGCTCTGCTCGACGCGTCAAACCTGATCCGGCTGATTCGGATGGTCAAGAACGACTATGAGGTCGGTCTTCTGACCCGCTCGGCAGAGATCAACGAGGAGGCAGGGTTTCAGGTTCTGTCGGAGACGAGGCCGGGCACGACCCTGGGAGAGATGAATGACCGTTACCGGGTCCTGGCGGCCCGGGAGGGGGCCGACTTCGACCACTTCTGCATCGGCCTCGGCGGGCTGGGCATGGCCACCGAGCCGGACTACGCACTGGGCGAGGACGACGTCATGATGGTGGACTTCGGTTGCATCTACCGGCGTTGCTTCTCGGACACGGGGACCACGTTCGCTCTCAAGGAGTTGTCCGATCCGCTGATGCGCCGGTTCGAAGCAGTGCGTGAATGCGTTGCCGCGGGGGTTGGTGCAATGAAGCCGGGCGTCCGCTGCTCGGCCGTCACGGCGGCTATGTTCCGGATCCTGGAAGAGCTGGAATTGACCGCGTCCTATCCCCACGGCCACGGGGTCGGTCTGGACGTCCGGGACTATCCCACCGTCGTGGCCGACAACGGGTTGCGGGTGAACGACGACTGCGTCGACGTGGCCTCGGACATGCCCTTGGAAGAGAATATGGTCCTGAACCTGGAGGCCTCCATGTTCCTTCCGGGCGTCGGTTCGCTCCAGATGGAGCGCTCCCTGGTGATCACGCCTGGCGGGTGCCGCGACCTGGTGCCTCAGGATCGATCACGGCCGTACATACCCTGCTGA